In a genomic window of Fibrobacter sp.:
- the argB gene encoding acetylglutamate kinase translates to MKKVVVKIGGSLAIDEAKLADFVSAVSTLPGSGCQVAVVHGGGKDINENIALLKEQPTFIDGLRVTTPGIMKMVEMTLSGHVNKKLVRMLLNNGCGAVGISGVDANLFQVEKKQGKVDLGLVGEIKQVNPKIVTDLWSAGWTPVVSPISIGPDADGNGVSWNVNADTAASELAVALEADQFVLVSDVPGVMDENKNVIPELSEADAEKLIEAGVISGGMIPKVRESFKSIRRGLKSIHIVGWKDAEHFGKQINGDLNYGTILR, encoded by the coding sequence ATGAAAAAAGTGGTTGTAAAAATTGGTGGCAGCCTGGCTATCGACGAAGCCAAGCTCGCTGATTTTGTGTCGGCGGTCTCTACCTTGCCTGGTAGTGGCTGTCAGGTGGCCGTGGTTCACGGCGGTGGCAAGGATATCAATGAGAATATCGCCTTGCTCAAGGAACAACCGACATTCATCGACGGACTCCGAGTTACGACTCCCGGCATCATGAAAATGGTGGAAATGACGCTCTCGGGCCACGTGAACAAAAAGCTCGTGCGCATGCTGCTCAACAACGGCTGCGGTGCTGTTGGCATTTCTGGCGTAGACGCGAACCTGTTCCAGGTCGAAAAGAAGCAGGGCAAGGTTGACCTTGGCCTGGTGGGCGAAATCAAGCAGGTGAACCCGAAAATCGTGACGGACCTGTGGAGCGCCGGTTGGACTCCGGTGGTTAGCCCGATTTCTATCGGCCCCGATGCAGATGGCAACGGTGTCAGTTGGAACGTGAATGCCGATACCGCCGCAAGCGAACTGGCAGTGGCACTCGAAGCCGACCAGTTCGTGCTGGTGAGCGACGTGCCCGGCGTGATGGACGAAAACAAGAATGTAATTCCCGAACTGAGCGAGGCGGACGCCGAAAAGCTTATCGAAGCTGGCGTCATCTCCGGCGGTATGATTCCCAAAGTCCGCGAGAGTTTCAAGTCGATCCGACGAGGACTCAAGAGCATCCACATCGTGGGTTGGAAGGACGCGGAACACTTTGGTAAACAAATTAATGGAGATTTAAACTATGGCACAATCTTGCGCTAA
- a CDS encoding DUF4823 domain-containing protein, with protein sequence MKKIISTLLLFTAVILMNGCTASYQSEFMTPQTYMQNQASILIVTPEIGRYETIEYPSSGTDVASTLAQELGKYSPKIATIPTPVTINDIGDDVLQQYNYVFIPQILHWEDRLTGWSMRPDRIKVRFDIFNNQRQLVNSYMVTGRSAYIVWVSKAPNSLLRKPIRDMLKTFFGQG encoded by the coding sequence ATGAAAAAAATCATTTCCACTTTACTCCTCTTTACCGCAGTCATTCTGATGAATGGTTGTACAGCCTCGTACCAGAGCGAATTCATGACCCCGCAGACGTACATGCAGAATCAGGCAAGCATCCTGATTGTCACGCCGGAAATCGGAAGATACGAGACCATAGAATACCCCTCTTCCGGAACCGATGTCGCCTCGACCCTCGCACAAGAACTGGGCAAGTACAGTCCGAAGATCGCCACGATTCCAACCCCCGTTACAATCAACGATATCGGCGACGACGTATTGCAGCAGTACAACTATGTATTCATCCCGCAAATCCTGCACTGGGAAGACCGCTTGACCGGGTGGTCGATGCGCCCCGACCGTATCAAGGTCCGTTTCGACATCTTCAACAACCAGAGGCAGCTCGTCAACTCCTACATGGTCACTGGACGCAGTGCATACATCGTGTGGGTCAGCAAGGCTCCTAACTCATTGCTCAGGAAGCCCATCCGCGACATGCTGAAGACGTTCTTCGGCCAGGGCTAG
- a CDS encoding aminotransferase class I/II-fold pyridoxal phosphate-dependent enzyme: MKPLSQRTETFTDSVIRRMTRIANACGAINLSQGFPDFDPPEALTRRLAEIAPDGPHQYAITFGAQNFREALSDKQFHFSGLRYDPQKEIVITCGSTEAMMASMMSVCNPGDKVVLFSPFYENYSADTILCGATPVYVPLSPVDLSFDADVLESAMKQPGVKALVLCNPANPSGKVFTREELSVIASLAVKYDLYVITDEVYEHIIYAPHRHTYISTLPGMFERTIECSSLSKTYSITGWRLGYVLAAEPIMDRVKKVHDFLTVGAAAPLMEAAVTALRFDDSYYAGLQAHYTHMKEVFTDGLRNLGLKFSEPQGAYFVLIDISEFGYGSRGSHVASCAVTDGSKLPDEQFCIDMAQKVGVAAVPGSSFFREPVDHLVRLHFAKKDETLYEALNRLEDLKKLKR; encoded by the coding sequence ATGAAACCCCTAAGCCAGCGCACAGAGACCTTTACCGATTCCGTTATCCGCAGAATGACCCGCATCGCGAATGCCTGCGGGGCGATAAACCTTTCACAGGGATTCCCGGATTTCGACCCTCCGGAGGCGCTGACGCGGCGGCTAGCCGAAATTGCTCCCGATGGGCCGCACCAGTACGCGATTACGTTCGGCGCGCAGAACTTCCGCGAGGCGCTGAGCGACAAGCAGTTCCATTTTAGCGGGCTGCGCTATGACCCGCAAAAAGAAATTGTGATTACCTGCGGCAGTACCGAGGCGATGATGGCCTCGATGATGTCGGTCTGCAATCCCGGCGACAAGGTGGTGCTGTTTTCGCCCTTCTACGAGAACTACTCCGCCGACACGATCCTCTGCGGGGCGACTCCTGTTTACGTGCCGCTTTCTCCCGTGGACCTGAGTTTCGATGCCGACGTTCTGGAAAGCGCCATGAAGCAGCCGGGCGTGAAGGCGCTTGTGTTGTGCAATCCGGCGAACCCGAGCGGGAAGGTCTTTACCCGCGAGGAACTCTCGGTAATCGCCTCCCTGGCGGTGAAGTACGACCTGTACGTGATTACGGACGAGGTGTACGAGCATATCATTTACGCGCCGCACCGTCACACGTATATCTCGACGCTCCCGGGGATGTTCGAACGCACCATCGAATGCAGCAGCCTGAGCAAGACGTACTCGATTACCGGATGGCGTCTCGGATACGTGCTTGCCGCGGAACCCATCATGGACCGCGTCAAGAAAGTCCATGACTTTTTGACGGTCGGCGCCGCCGCCCCGCTCATGGAGGCTGCCGTGACGGCGCTCCGCTTCGACGACTCTTACTACGCGGGCCTGCAGGCGCACTACACGCACATGAAGGAAGTGTTTACGGATGGCCTGCGGAACCTTGGATTGAAATTCTCCGAACCGCAGGGCGCTTACTTTGTCCTAATTGATATCTCCGAATTCGGGTACGGCTCGCGCGGTTCTCATGTTGCGTCGTGCGCGGTTACTGACGGAAGTAAACTGCCGGACGAACAGTTCTGCATCGACATGGCGCAGAAGGTGGGCGTCGCCGCGGTGCCGGGCTCCAGCTTCTTCCGGGAACCGGTGGACCATCTGGTGCGTCTCCACTTTGCCAAGAAAGACGAGACGCTGTACGAGGCGCTCAACCGCCTCGAAGACCTCAAGAAGTTGAAACGCTAA
- the ffh gene encoding signal recognition particle protein, with protein MFSQLTDSLESTLKNLRGQGKLTEENVAESLREVRRAFLEADVNFNVTRDFVKAVKEKALGSEVLNSVTPGQQIVKIIHDELVAVMGGETKEINLSGPAPVGIMMAGLQGSGKTTFAGKIALWMRSKKKRKPLLVAADVYRPAAIKQLQVLGKSIGIPVYDEGQGDPVEIIKHGYQYAKDNGFDLVIYDTAGRLQIDEELMQELEKAKEAVHPDEILFVADAMIGQEAVNVAETFWQRLAFTGVCLSKMDGDTRGGAALSIKKMTGVPICFIGVGEKLPDIDLFHPDRMASRILGMGDVVSLVEKAQQVIDEKDAKDLKKKILNNTFDLNDFLTQLRTIKKLGRIKDILGLIPGLNKLPLDQIDEKQLVYVEAILSSMTPKERKKPQILDGSRKNRIAKGSGTELNRVNAVLKQYEDMKLMFKKVGDMAKKQNNGGTIGSNYTPPKVKKKRK; from the coding sequence ATGTTTTCACAGCTGACCGACTCTCTAGAATCTACTCTCAAGAACCTGCGCGGGCAGGGCAAACTCACCGAAGAAAACGTCGCCGAATCGCTGCGCGAAGTGCGCCGAGCCTTCCTCGAAGCCGACGTAAACTTCAACGTGACCCGCGACTTCGTGAAGGCCGTCAAGGAAAAGGCCCTCGGAAGCGAAGTCCTGAACTCGGTGACCCCCGGTCAGCAGATCGTGAAAATCATCCACGACGAACTTGTGGCCGTCATGGGTGGCGAAACCAAGGAAATAAACCTCTCCGGCCCCGCTCCGGTGGGCATCATGATGGCGGGCCTCCAGGGTTCCGGTAAGACGACATTCGCGGGCAAGATCGCCCTCTGGATGCGCAGCAAGAAGAAGCGCAAGCCCCTCCTCGTGGCGGCGGACGTGTACCGCCCGGCAGCTATCAAGCAGTTGCAGGTGCTCGGCAAGTCCATCGGCATCCCGGTGTACGACGAAGGCCAGGGCGACCCGGTGGAAATCATCAAGCACGGCTACCAGTACGCGAAGGACAACGGCTTTGACCTCGTCATTTACGATACCGCAGGCCGCCTGCAGATTGACGAAGAACTCATGCAGGAACTCGAGAAGGCAAAGGAAGCCGTCCACCCCGACGAAATCCTGTTCGTCGCCGACGCGATGATCGGTCAGGAAGCGGTAAACGTCGCCGAGACCTTCTGGCAGCGCCTCGCATTTACAGGCGTGTGCCTCTCCAAGATGGACGGTGACACCCGCGGCGGTGCAGCGCTCAGCATCAAGAAGATGACGGGCGTGCCCATCTGCTTTATCGGCGTAGGCGAAAAGCTCCCCGACATAGACCTCTTCCACCCCGACCGCATGGCAAGCCGCATCCTCGGCATGGGCGACGTGGTCAGCCTCGTGGAAAAGGCCCAGCAGGTCATCGACGAGAAGGATGCGAAGGACCTCAAGAAGAAGATCCTCAACAACACCTTCGACCTGAACGACTTCTTGACGCAGCTCCGCACCATCAAGAAGCTCGGCCGCATCAAGGATATCCTCGGGCTCATCCCGGGCCTGAACAAGCTCCCGCTCGACCAGATTGACGAAAAGCAGCTGGTTTACGTGGAAGCCATCCTCAGTTCCATGACCCCGAAGGAAAGGAAGAAACCGCAGATTCTCGACGGCAGCCGCAAGAACCGCATTGCCAAGGGTTCGGGCACCGAACTGAACCGCGTGAACGCCGTGCTCAAGCAGTACGAAGACATGAAGCTCATGTTCAAGAAGGTGGGCGACATGGCCAAGAAGCAGAACAACGGCGGAACTATCGGTTCCAACTACACGCCGCCCAAGGTCAAGAAAAAAAGAAAGTAG
- a CDS encoding ferredoxin, whose translation MAITKVWLDESSDECVSCGACEATCDAVFSVPEKMQVKEGVDFSAYESEIKDAADSCPAGVIKYE comes from the coding sequence ATGGCTATTACGAAAGTTTGGCTCGACGAATCCAGCGATGAATGCGTCTCTTGCGGCGCTTGCGAAGCTACTTGCGACGCAGTGTTCAGCGTTCCCGAAAAGATGCAGGTGAAGGAAGGCGTCGATTTCTCCGCTTACGAAAGCGAAATCAAGGACGCCGCTGACAGCTGCCCGGCCGGCGTGATCAAGTACGAGTAA